A region from the Leptospirillum ferriphilum ML-04 genome encodes:
- a CDS encoding bifunctional ADP-dependent NAD(P)H-hydrate dehydratase/NAD(P)H-hydrate epimerase codes for MIILSPAQMKHAESYAMELLSLPEEILMERAGMAVARSIRRFFPAARKIVALAGKGNNGGDALVALRDLVGGQNKLEVVLLFPEDQCGASVRRELLRLRGLGIQSSVMGSQSSWHKIQHADLLIDGFLGTGLSGELPVNLQDAFERINRMDKVVVSVDIPSGVNGETGHVVPLAMQARMTVTLGFPKWGLFLDPGHRFCGAILLAPIGLPDVSRFPEGSIELSGVLLTPWEARNLLPERVPSMHKGSAGHVGVWGGGPGKRGSAELVSLGALRAGSGLATIYWSEAEREILPRNPEIMVASGSSPKEAIFGRSDVLAIGPGWDPSRISLPFVRSVLDEFEGPVVADAGIFDVFQKKPEELRRKNGLPLVLTPHPGEMSRLLGLTVPEILSSPRRIALETARLTEAIVLLKGWRTIVAAPDGRTAVNPTGAPNMATAGMGDVLTGIIASFLGQGRDAYSSTLSGAYIHGLAGEIAWRRGVRAGLLAHELALHIPEARKTLEDVQVSSTGEDLFLFDPLH; via the coding sequence TTGATCATTCTTTCTCCCGCCCAGATGAAACATGCGGAAAGCTACGCGATGGAACTTCTCTCCCTGCCGGAAGAAATCTTGATGGAACGGGCAGGTATGGCGGTGGCCCGCAGTATACGCCGTTTCTTCCCGGCAGCGAGAAAGATCGTGGCTCTTGCCGGAAAAGGGAATAATGGTGGGGATGCCCTTGTGGCCCTAAGGGATCTGGTCGGAGGGCAAAACAAACTGGAAGTGGTTCTGCTCTTCCCTGAAGACCAGTGCGGTGCATCCGTGAGAAGGGAACTCCTTCGTCTCAGGGGGCTCGGCATCCAGTCCAGTGTCATGGGATCCCAGTCTTCATGGCATAAAATCCAGCATGCGGACCTTTTGATCGACGGGTTTCTGGGGACAGGCCTTTCCGGTGAGTTGCCCGTTAACCTGCAAGACGCTTTTGAGCGGATCAACCGGATGGACAAGGTCGTGGTTTCCGTTGATATTCCGTCGGGGGTCAACGGAGAGACAGGTCATGTTGTTCCTCTGGCCATGCAGGCCCGGATGACTGTCACGTTGGGATTCCCGAAATGGGGTCTCTTTCTTGATCCGGGCCACCGCTTTTGCGGAGCAATTCTTCTGGCTCCCATCGGCCTTCCGGATGTGTCCCGATTCCCGGAGGGCTCGATCGAGCTCTCCGGCGTTCTTCTTACTCCCTGGGAAGCCAGAAATCTTTTACCGGAGAGAGTCCCGTCGATGCATAAAGGATCGGCCGGGCATGTCGGCGTATGGGGCGGGGGCCCCGGAAAACGGGGATCCGCAGAACTCGTTTCTTTGGGGGCCCTGCGCGCGGGGTCGGGTTTGGCAACCATATACTGGTCGGAAGCAGAACGTGAAATTCTCCCTCGAAATCCAGAAATCATGGTTGCATCCGGTTCATCTCCCAAAGAGGCAATTTTTGGCCGGTCGGATGTTTTGGCTATCGGGCCGGGTTGGGACCCCTCCCGGATTTCGTTGCCCTTTGTGCGATCGGTTCTCGACGAATTTGAGGGTCCGGTTGTAGCGGATGCCGGGATTTTTGATGTTTTTCAGAAAAAACCTGAAGAGCTGAGGAGAAAAAACGGTCTTCCCCTGGTTCTCACCCCCCATCCGGGAGAGATGTCCCGTCTGCTCGGATTAACCGTTCCGGAGATTCTGTCGTCTCCTCGAAGGATTGCTCTTGAAACGGCTCGACTCACGGAAGCAATCGTTCTTCTGAAAGGGTGGAGAACGATTGTTGCTGCACCGGATGGCCGGACGGCGGTCAATCCGACAGGAGCCCCGAATATGGCGACCGCTGGAATGGGAGATGTTCTGACGGGAATCATCGCAAGTTTTCTCGGTCAAGGGAGAGATGCCTATTCGTCCACCCTCTCCGGAGCGTATATCCATGGCCTGGCCGGTGAAATCGCCTGGAGGCGTGGAGTTCGGGCAGGGTTACTGGCACACGAGCTGGCGCTTCATATTCCGGAAGCCCGAAAGACTCTTGAAGACGTGCAGGTCTCTTCCACCGGGGAGGACCTGTTTCTTTTCGATCCGCTTCATTAG
- a CDS encoding uracil-DNA glycosylase, translating into MSSFPEDIDGLERFVRTCQICSLSETRNQVVFGEGRGTSGLMFVGEGPGADEDRTGRPFVGRAGELLTKMIQAMGLSREEVYIANTVKCRPPGNRVPSPEERNACFPFLEAQIRLLKPKYMILLGQTATQVILKQSEGITRIRGRCFEMPEYPGIKMMPTYHPAYLLRNPSAKKDVWSDLQTVMGWMGLSRPGQKEGK; encoded by the coding sequence ATGTCCAGTTTTCCGGAAGATATTGACGGTCTGGAACGGTTTGTCCGGACCTGTCAAATCTGTTCTCTTTCCGAAACACGCAATCAGGTTGTTTTCGGAGAAGGGCGCGGGACGTCCGGACTGATGTTCGTCGGAGAAGGCCCCGGGGCGGACGAGGATCGGACCGGCAGACCCTTCGTCGGACGAGCAGGAGAGCTTCTGACAAAGATGATTCAAGCCATGGGACTTTCGAGAGAAGAGGTCTATATTGCCAATACAGTCAAATGTCGTCCTCCCGGAAACAGGGTTCCTTCCCCAGAAGAGAGAAATGCATGCTTCCCTTTTCTTGAAGCACAGATCCGGCTTCTGAAGCCGAAATATATGATCCTTCTCGGCCAGACAGCCACCCAGGTCATCCTCAAGCAGTCGGAAGGGATCACACGGATTCGCGGCAGGTGTTTTGAGATGCCGGAATATCCGGGCATAAAAATGATGCCGACCTATCATCCGGCCTACCTTCTTCGGAACCCGTCCGCGAAGAAAGATGTCTGGTCGGATTTGCAGACCGTCATGGGATGGATGGGACTCTCCCGCCCAGGGCAGAAGGAGGGGAAATGA
- a CDS encoding LapA family protein, with protein MRAVFWVAVVAAGLLFLLENDQQTVILRIPFWIGTPPLPVGIVVILSILTGIVLAFLSDLLKKTRARLGKLRQPSLPPTDSDHHG; from the coding sequence ATGAGGGCTGTATTCTGGGTCGCTGTTGTCGCGGCTGGTCTTCTCTTCCTTTTGGAGAATGACCAGCAGACCGTTATCCTGCGTATCCCTTTCTGGATCGGAACTCCACCTTTGCCTGTCGGGATTGTCGTTATTCTCTCCATTCTGACGGGAATCGTTTTGGCGTTTTTGTCGGATTTGTTGAAAAAAACACGGGCCCGTCTGGGGAAATTGAGACAACCCTCTCTTCCTCCGACGGATTCAGATCATCATGGGTGA
- the mutS gene encoding DNA mismatch repair protein MutS has product MGDALQKEPAAIFPDTPLFRQYQSLLSEVGHSLLLFRLGDFYELFGEQAETVSRVLGLTLTTRDRNRPNPLPMCGIPARSLDLYLPRLVYEGFSVAIAEQVATQGDTEGLFPRQIVRVVTRATLIEDPSLSGGNMKNALAVAREGGRWSGACLDLTDGTLSVFEPENSPPSDLPPDPLVDWVSRKNPEEVLVEDPSLLSSFAHFQGASVKREQQEGWRDFLPVSFRMPELAPQSLKALSMLVGYVAWHQKSILPHLTGVVLENDSGNLVLDRSSLRHLDLFPFGEEKKKPGSLFEVLDRARTAMGSRTLRRWLLSPDATGGRIAVRHSVQRYFSDHPRFFDETIAQLRNVGDLERMLGRVGLKGRVPRDIAGIRDSLEWSMEIALRPEWQDFFPHSLSTALLSELSGLRDLLKEALVEEPAITLGEGPVISDTFDSELRRLRSMEQTGDQELLALENQEKERTGIENLRVRYNQVSGYFIEISKGQVKKVPAHYFRKQILTNVERFTIPELISFEDRIQQARQAVLLREGELLDSLRSRILEQAENLQILSRLVGEIDALHAFHLVGKTFGYCLPEITTEGSLQILGGRHPVLERRIPPASFVPNDVDVGQGEFIILTGPNMAGKSTYMRMIALIQIMAQAGAPVPADRARVPLVDRILTRVGASDHILEGESTFMVEMNEMSRILNEASSRSLVLLDEVGRGTSTFDGMALAWSISEFIHDRIRCRTLFATHYHELHQLATKRSRVRNLHVSVAVRDRKIIFHHRISPGHTSRSYGVDVARLAGIPEVVVERAFDILRFWDKQKLFRSIPEDEGWEPPEQDFRLPLFTWNRSSDQSSEPTDS; this is encoded by the coding sequence ATGGGTGATGCTCTTCAGAAAGAACCGGCGGCTATTTTTCCGGATACCCCCCTCTTTCGCCAATACCAAAGTCTCCTTTCTGAAGTCGGGCATTCTCTTCTCTTGTTCCGGCTGGGAGATTTTTACGAACTCTTTGGGGAGCAGGCGGAGACTGTCTCGCGCGTCCTGGGGTTGACGCTGACCACGCGGGACCGGAACCGTCCGAATCCTTTGCCGATGTGCGGTATACCGGCGCGGTCCCTGGACCTCTATCTCCCTCGTCTGGTTTATGAAGGTTTTTCTGTTGCGATCGCCGAACAGGTTGCAACGCAGGGGGACACGGAAGGACTCTTTCCCCGCCAGATTGTCCGCGTCGTGACCCGTGCGACACTGATCGAGGACCCGTCATTGTCGGGCGGAAACATGAAAAACGCTCTTGCTGTCGCCCGGGAGGGGGGGCGATGGTCGGGAGCCTGTCTTGATCTGACAGACGGAACCCTGAGTGTGTTCGAGCCGGAAAACTCTCCGCCATCAGACCTCCCCCCGGATCCGCTTGTGGATTGGGTCAGCCGGAAAAATCCGGAAGAGGTCCTGGTGGAGGATCCCTCTCTCCTCTCTTCTTTCGCTCACTTTCAGGGGGCTTCTGTGAAGCGAGAGCAGCAAGAAGGATGGCGGGACTTTCTCCCCGTTTCTTTCCGGATGCCGGAACTTGCCCCCCAGAGCCTGAAAGCCTTGTCCATGCTTGTGGGTTATGTGGCATGGCATCAGAAATCGATTCTTCCGCATCTCACGGGAGTCGTTCTGGAAAATGACTCTGGCAATCTTGTCCTGGATCGTTCATCCCTTCGCCATCTCGACCTGTTTCCTTTCGGCGAGGAAAAAAAGAAACCCGGCAGTCTGTTTGAAGTTCTGGATCGCGCCAGAACCGCCATGGGATCACGAACACTGCGTCGATGGCTTCTTTCCCCCGATGCGACAGGGGGCAGGATTGCCGTCCGTCATTCCGTCCAGAGGTACTTTTCCGATCATCCCCGCTTTTTTGACGAAACCATCGCGCAGCTCAGAAATGTCGGGGACCTGGAACGAATGCTCGGCCGGGTAGGATTGAAAGGACGGGTGCCAAGGGATATTGCGGGGATCCGGGACAGTCTGGAGTGGTCGATGGAAATTGCATTGCGGCCGGAATGGCAGGACTTTTTTCCTCACTCCCTCTCAACAGCCCTTCTGTCAGAGCTGTCCGGTCTCCGGGATCTGCTGAAGGAGGCCCTGGTCGAAGAACCGGCGATCACTCTTGGTGAAGGGCCGGTTATTTCTGATACGTTTGACTCTGAACTGCGTCGTCTGAGAAGCATGGAGCAGACGGGAGACCAGGAACTTCTTGCTTTGGAAAATCAGGAAAAAGAGCGAACAGGAATCGAAAACCTGAGGGTTCGTTACAATCAGGTGTCGGGGTATTTTATCGAAATTTCGAAAGGGCAGGTGAAAAAGGTTCCCGCCCATTATTTCCGGAAACAGATCCTGACCAATGTGGAACGCTTCACCATTCCTGAACTGATTTCTTTTGAGGATCGTATCCAGCAGGCCCGCCAGGCAGTTCTTCTCCGCGAAGGGGAGCTTCTGGATTCCCTTCGGAGCCGAATTCTGGAACAGGCCGAAAACCTGCAAATCCTGTCCCGTCTTGTCGGAGAAATCGATGCCCTTCATGCATTCCATCTCGTGGGCAAAACATTCGGGTATTGTTTGCCAGAAATCACGACGGAAGGGTCCCTTCAGATTCTCGGAGGTCGTCATCCTGTTCTGGAAAGGCGGATCCCTCCCGCCAGTTTTGTCCCGAATGATGTGGATGTCGGGCAAGGGGAATTTATTATTCTGACCGGTCCAAATATGGCGGGAAAGTCGACATACATGCGGATGATTGCGCTGATTCAGATCATGGCGCAAGCCGGTGCTCCTGTCCCGGCGGATCGGGCAAGGGTCCCCCTGGTGGATCGTATTCTCACGCGCGTGGGGGCCAGCGATCATATTCTGGAAGGGGAATCCACCTTTATGGTGGAAATGAACGAGATGTCCCGTATCCTGAATGAAGCGTCTTCCAGGAGCCTTGTTCTTCTCGATGAGGTCGGACGAGGAACCTCCACGTTTGACGGGATGGCTCTGGCATGGTCGATTTCAGAGTTCATTCATGACCGGATCCGTTGTCGAACCCTGTTTGCAACGCATTATCACGAACTGCACCAGCTGGCGACAAAGCGTTCCCGGGTAAGGAATCTGCATGTGTCTGTTGCGGTCCGGGATCGCAAAATCATCTTTCATCACCGGATCTCTCCAGGACATACCAGCCGGTCCTATGGGGTGGACGTGGCTCGGCTGGCAGGTATTCCTGAAGTTGTGGTCGAGCGGGCTTTCGATATCCTGAGGTTTTGGGACAAACAGAAGCTGTTTCGATCTATACCGGAAGATGAGGGATGGGAACCGCCGGAACAGGATTTTCGGTTGCCTCTTTTTACCTGGAACCGATCTTCCGACCAATCCTCCGAACCGACCGATTCTTGA
- a CDS encoding YncE family protein, translated as MKTYFAVLLVSLLSFTTSLEAASVPPVTPALSVKEPMESDPEKGHFQTVFEHAFPFQKIRTALDLSDNWLFLTLYRDREVAHIDLTTGKQVGVDAHLRDPVFVSFDPETKNLLVAQGNSRDYYVVPVGRSGPPLSVRTGLNPSWVGGDPSLGYYVLAGAVHLFYRLDKREGRPLDWTALGDRVRHVTLDTENKRALFPLYRKEQLIAVSLPSFHRQTDVDLGNCDHPRQILSGGRAPEAEVLVLCRDGIYSGKQALEDFHRLSRFRKSSGMMVRIGKTNLLAISFPKSRMIRLWSEKTHHFIQTVHLDGRPVFLQEVPGTLDFLLVLDSPLARESRVSRMRWVPEGSVNLLPPPSGTGGLSGSSVKAAESPRTSGTENKGKNPLPSNVRN; from the coding sequence ATGAAAACCTACTTCGCTGTTCTCCTTGTGTCGCTTCTTTCCTTCACCACCAGTCTGGAAGCGGCTTCTGTCCCGCCTGTTACTCCGGCCCTTTCCGTAAAGGAACCAATGGAAAGTGATCCCGAAAAGGGCCACTTTCAGACTGTTTTCGAGCACGCGTTTCCATTTCAGAAGATCCGGACAGCCCTGGACCTTTCGGATAACTGGCTGTTTTTGACCCTGTATCGGGACCGGGAAGTTGCCCATATCGATCTGACAACCGGAAAACAGGTCGGAGTGGATGCGCATCTGCGGGATCCCGTCTTCGTCTCGTTTGACCCAGAAACGAAGAACCTCCTGGTCGCACAGGGGAACTCCCGCGATTATTATGTTGTTCCTGTGGGAAGAAGTGGCCCCCCCCTTTCTGTCAGGACGGGGCTGAATCCTTCCTGGGTTGGGGGGGACCCTTCTCTTGGGTATTATGTTCTTGCGGGTGCCGTTCATCTCTTTTACCGGCTGGACAAACGGGAGGGAAGACCCCTCGACTGGACGGCCCTGGGAGATCGTGTCCGGCATGTGACGCTGGACACGGAAAATAAGAGGGCTCTCTTTCCCCTTTACCGGAAAGAGCAGTTGATTGCAGTCTCCCTTCCCTCTTTCCATCGGCAAACCGATGTGGACTTGGGGAACTGCGACCATCCCAGACAGATTTTGTCCGGGGGGAGGGCTCCGGAAGCAGAAGTCCTGGTTCTTTGCAGGGATGGGATCTACTCTGGAAAACAGGCGCTCGAGGATTTCCATCGATTGTCCCGTTTCCGGAAAAGCTCAGGAATGATGGTGCGGATCGGGAAGACAAACTTGCTGGCCATTTCTTTTCCGAAAAGCCGGATGATTCGGCTCTGGTCGGAAAAAACCCATCATTTTATTCAGACCGTGCATCTCGACGGAAGGCCCGTCTTTTTGCAGGAGGTTCCGGGAACGCTCGATTTTCTTTTGGTCCTGGACAGTCCTCTCGCTCGGGAAAGCCGTGTAAGCCGGATGCGATGGGTCCCGGAAGGCAGCGTGAATCTCCTCCCTCCACCATCCGGGACAGGAGGGCTCTCCGGTTCCTCTGTGAAAGCTGCTGAGTCCCCGAGAACTTCCGGCACAGAAAACAAAGGGAAAAACCCGCTTCCCTCAAACGTCCGGAACTGA
- a CDS encoding enoyl-ACP reductase FabI codes for MHLLEGKRFLVTGVANRWSIAWSVATAIIREGGLVTFTYQGETQLANLEKMLGELPSKETPLLVPLDVQSDSSVEEAVRRAESGGRRYDGLVHSIAFAKREELDGAFLDTSRDGFLLAQEVSAYSLVLLCRAFSRLLNDGSSIVAMTYLGSERVVPHYNVMGAAKAALEASVRYLAFDLGQRSIRVNALSAGPVKTASGRAIKGFTDMQKAVSGQAPLKKSLTTEDVGDVTVCLLSDLFRAVTGELIHVDMGYHALGMVLPLEQG; via the coding sequence ATGCATCTACTGGAAGGAAAAAGGTTTCTTGTGACGGGAGTGGCAAACCGATGGTCCATCGCCTGGTCAGTGGCAACGGCCATTATTCGCGAAGGAGGTCTGGTGACCTTTACTTACCAGGGGGAAACCCAGCTCGCCAACCTCGAGAAAATGCTGGGGGAACTTCCGTCGAAGGAAACTCCCCTTCTGGTTCCTCTGGATGTTCAAAGTGACTCTTCTGTCGAAGAGGCGGTACGGCGGGCGGAATCGGGAGGAAGACGCTACGATGGACTGGTGCACAGCATTGCTTTTGCAAAAAGGGAAGAGCTTGACGGAGCCTTTCTGGATACAAGCCGCGACGGATTTCTTCTGGCCCAGGAAGTGAGTGCCTATTCACTTGTTCTGCTTTGCCGCGCCTTTTCCAGGCTTCTGAACGATGGTTCGTCGATCGTGGCCATGACCTATCTGGGTTCCGAAAGGGTTGTCCCCCACTATAATGTGATGGGGGCTGCAAAAGCGGCCCTGGAAGCTTCGGTGCGCTATCTTGCCTTCGACCTCGGCCAGCGTTCCATTCGTGTCAATGCATTGTCCGCCGGCCCGGTCAAAACAGCATCCGGCAGGGCAATCAAGGGGTTTACCGATATGCAGAAAGCGGTTTCCGGGCAGGCGCCTCTCAAAAAATCGCTGACAACAGAGGATGTGGGGGATGTTACGGTTTGCCTGCTCTCAGACCTGTTTCGCGCAGTTACGGGAGAGCTGATCCATGTCGACATGGGGTACCATGCATTGGGGATGGTCCTCCCCCTCGAGCAGGGTTAG
- a CDS encoding ubiquinol-cytochrome c reductase iron-sulfur subunit: MRQEVTFRMGIPVQNASGQVIGTLEKLVFLETEKKITEIVVRDLSGLKRVPLSWVREISEHVLVLNHPGHLEDLPVFDISQFEEVPTWFYPPGYRLELGSLLTLKPCDERFLGEEEALSRRDFMARSTVLVATLIGISLVVPIGGYVLAAAKTKLSDHWTTLTVRIDQLPMDEPVSHTFNAMSVSGWMRVPVVRTVWLIRHSGAADPMSRSEDLVLGLDSPLEKKDSSPLLTVLSPICPHLGCSPQWFSDKKLFICPCHHSIYELNGKRIGGPAPRPMDQLPVRIKKSGEISILYEEFQVGTPQKIRLS; this comes from the coding sequence ATGCGGCAGGAAGTCACCTTTCGTATGGGCATTCCAGTCCAGAATGCCTCGGGGCAAGTCATCGGTACTCTGGAAAAGCTCGTTTTTCTGGAGACCGAAAAAAAAATTACGGAGATTGTCGTCCGGGATCTTTCCGGGCTCAAGCGCGTTCCTCTCAGCTGGGTTCGGGAAATATCCGAACACGTTCTGGTGCTCAATCACCCCGGTCATCTTGAGGACTTGCCCGTCTTCGATATTTCCCAGTTCGAGGAGGTCCCCACATGGTTCTATCCGCCGGGATACCGGCTCGAACTGGGATCGCTATTGACCCTCAAACCGTGCGACGAACGATTTCTCGGGGAGGAGGAAGCCCTGTCCCGGAGGGATTTTATGGCAAGGAGCACCGTTCTCGTTGCCACTCTGATCGGGATCAGCCTGGTCGTCCCTATTGGCGGTTATGTGCTGGCGGCGGCGAAAACAAAGCTGTCCGATCATTGGACCACGCTCACGGTTCGCATTGATCAGTTGCCGATGGACGAACCCGTCTCACACACGTTCAATGCGATGTCTGTGAGCGGATGGATGCGTGTGCCGGTGGTCCGGACGGTGTGGCTCATCCGCCATTCCGGCGCGGCGGATCCCATGTCTCGTTCAGAAGATCTGGTTTTGGGCCTTGATTCTCCATTGGAGAAAAAGGATTCTTCACCTCTCCTGACGGTTCTCTCCCCCATCTGCCCTCATTTGGGCTGCTCTCCTCAATGGTTTTCCGATAAAAAACTGTTTATCTGTCCCTGCCATCACTCGATTTATGAATTGAATGGCAAACGTATCGGGGGCCCGGCGCCTCGTCCGATGGACCAGTTGCCCGTCCGGATTAAAAAAAGCGGAGAGATCTCCATCCTCTATGAAGAGTTTCAGGTCGGAACCCCTCAAAAAATCCGTTTGTCCTGA